A window of Candidatus Anoxymicrobium japonicum contains these coding sequences:
- the nifU gene encoding Fe-S cluster assembly scaffold protein NifU, which translates to MEHFMNPRNVGEIEDADGIGEVGNPVCGDMMTFYIKVDDGRLSDVKFKTFGCGAAIAVSSMVSEMAIGKTIEEALKITRENVAEQLGGLPKQKMHCSNLGADALHKAIQDYMSKLKAREAQDG; encoded by the coding sequence ATGGAGCATTTCATGAACCCGCGCAACGTGGGTGAGATAGAGGACGCCGACGGTATAGGTGAGGTTGGCAACCCCGTCTGCGGCGACATGATGACGTTTTACATCAAGGTCGACGACGGCCGCTTGAGCGACGTCAAGTTCAAGACGTTCGGGTGCGGGGCGGCGATCGCCGTCTCCAGCATGGTCAGCGAGATGGCTATCGGCAAGACCATCGAGGAAGCCCTGAAAATCACGCGAGAGAACGTCGCCGAGCAGTTGGGCGGCCTGCCAAAGCAGAAAATGCACTGCTCGAACCTCGGGGCGGATGCCCTGCACAAGGCGATTCAGGATTACATGAGCAAGCTGAAAGCCAGGGAGGCGCAAGATGGTTGA
- a CDS encoding serine/threonine protein kinase, producing MVGRTLNSRYELEQLIGTGGMAEVYRARDNLLGRTVAIKILYPQFAKDPVFVERFRQEAQAAANLNQPNIVNVFDWGIEDNTYYLVMEYVEGRDLKDIILLGGPLLPERVVEISMAICLALDTAGAHGIVHRDIKPQNIIATNDGQIKVMDFGIARAAGGSAMTQTGTIMGTAQYISPEQAQGRAADPRSDLYSLGVVMYEMLTGKTPFDGDNPVSIAYKQVREDPLAPSLLNPDISPELESVVMKALAKNPENRYQTAMEMRSDLERCLEGAPVYATPVLSPDDVTRGQTQAYVGGERRPRGRRRAGWFWALAIVILLAGIATGAWAIIRSSSGVAVPNVVGQKRADAETLLARKGFKMNISKTVIDATKPKDTIISQNPEAASKLEKGGTVKVVVSKGPELVTVPSVIGMSQSEAEAALTKAGLVPGEAQQAFDAQAAKGKVVSQSPQAEKQVAKGATVTIVVSKGQETAIVPDVTKMSKDAAVTRLTEAGFQADAQTVASSTDIEGIVKSQNPAGGQTAPKGSRVTIDVTAKPERVAVPNVVGIVRATAESTLTGTGFVVTVVDQITSDTTKVGKVLVQNPTGGTMADKGSTVTITVGVVGP from the coding sequence ATGGTCGGAAGAACACTGAACTCGCGGTACGAGCTCGAGCAACTCATAGGTACGGGTGGCATGGCTGAAGTCTATCGCGCGCGTGACAACTTGCTCGGGCGCACCGTAGCGATCAAAATCCTCTATCCGCAGTTTGCCAAAGACCCTGTTTTCGTCGAGCGCTTCCGCCAGGAAGCGCAGGCGGCGGCTAACCTCAACCAGCCAAACATCGTGAACGTTTTTGACTGGGGCATCGAGGACAACACTTACTACCTGGTAATGGAGTACGTCGAAGGACGCGACCTCAAAGACATCATCCTTCTCGGCGGCCCGCTCCTTCCGGAGCGCGTGGTGGAGATATCTATGGCCATCTGCCTTGCGCTCGACACCGCTGGCGCGCATGGCATCGTCCACCGCGACATCAAGCCGCAAAACATAATCGCAACCAACGATGGCCAGATCAAGGTGATGGATTTTGGCATCGCTCGCGCCGCCGGCGGCTCGGCGATGACTCAGACCGGCACGATCATGGGCACCGCACAGTACATCAGCCCCGAGCAGGCTCAGGGCCGGGCCGCCGATCCTCGCTCCGACCTGTACTCTCTTGGTGTCGTGATGTACGAAATGCTTACGGGTAAGACGCCGTTTGATGGTGACAACCCCGTCTCGATCGCCTACAAGCAAGTGCGCGAGGATCCCCTGGCGCCTTCCCTCCTCAACCCGGACATATCACCTGAGCTCGAATCGGTTGTCATGAAAGCGCTCGCGAAAAACCCGGAAAACCGCTATCAGACAGCCATGGAAATGCGCTCCGACCTTGAGCGCTGCCTGGAAGGCGCTCCTGTGTACGCCACCCCGGTCCTTTCGCCCGATGACGTAACAAGAGGGCAGACCCAGGCATACGTGGGCGGTGAGAGGCGACCGCGCGGGCGCCGCCGCGCGGGCTGGTTCTGGGCGCTGGCTATCGTGATCCTGCTTGCCGGGATAGCGACCGGCGCGTGGGCGATTATCCGCAGCAGCAGCGGCGTCGCGGTTCCAAACGTTGTCGGGCAAAAGCGCGCGGACGCGGAAACCCTCCTTGCGCGCAAAGGCTTCAAGATGAACATCTCGAAAACGGTGATCGACGCGACGAAACCTAAAGATACCATCATCAGCCAGAATCCCGAGGCCGCAAGCAAGCTCGAGAAGGGCGGCACTGTAAAGGTCGTAGTGAGCAAGGGGCCGGAACTCGTCACAGTGCCGAGCGTGATCGGCATGTCGCAAAGCGAAGCGGAAGCCGCGCTGACAAAAGCGGGCCTCGTCCCAGGCGAGGCGCAGCAGGCGTTCGACGCGCAAGCCGCAAAAGGCAAAGTGGTCTCCCAGAGCCCGCAAGCGGAGAAGCAGGTCGCAAAGGGCGCCACCGTCACTATCGTGGTGAGCAAAGGGCAGGAAACGGCGATCGTGCCCGACGTAACGAAGATGAGCAAAGACGCCGCAGTCACAAGGCTGACTGAAGCGGGCTTCCAGGCGGATGCCCAAACCGTTGCCAGCAGCACAGACATCGAGGGGATAGTGAAATCGCAAAACCCCGCGGGCGGGCAGACCGCTCCAAAAGGTTCGAGGGTAACGATTGACGTTACGGCAAAGCCAGAGCGGGTAGCGGTGCCCAACGTGGTAGGAATTGTCAGGGCTACCGCCGAGTCCACGCTCACGGGAACAGGTTTCGTGGTAACCGTCGTCGATCAGATAACCAGCGATACCACAAAAGTCGGCAAGGTTCTCGTCCAGAATCCGACCGGCGGAACCATGGCGGACAAGGGCAGTACGGTAACAATCACGGTTGGCGTGGTCGGGCCGTAA
- a CDS encoding (Fe-S)-binding protein, translated as MSIDKGTFVRKYDLLGCIQCGRCTGGCPLTARTDLNIRRFIYDAVDDERLEDLSLKAEIWDCTTCNTCAIRCPKGLDPFEVLLGLRAMRAEEGNIEQTAISALESMFNNGNPWGKAAARRTDWMEGVEGARILGEGEKADVLFHVCCTAAYDPKIMPIVKTLARALNAAGVDFGFIGEEEKHCGSEARRLGEEGLFEYFDEENTELFGRYDVKRLVTFSPHCFNSFKNEYTNIGLPVLHYTQLIAELLSDGKLELPGEINSKVVYHDPCYLGKKNLVFDEPRYVLGKIKGLELAEFNRSKERSLCCEGGGGKMWVESESKAPRLAETRVADAHDLGAGIIAVACPFCWLTIEDAIKARGYEEEMQVKDILELLGQALA; from the coding sequence ATGAGCATCGATAAGGGAACTTTTGTGCGGAAGTACGACCTTCTTGGTTGTATCCAGTGCGGCAGGTGCACGGGTGGGTGCCCGTTGACCGCTCGCACCGATCTGAACATCCGTCGTTTCATTTATGACGCGGTTGACGACGAACGCCTCGAGGATCTCTCTCTGAAAGCCGAGATATGGGACTGCACCACGTGCAACACGTGCGCGATCCGCTGCCCCAAGGGTCTCGACCCCTTCGAGGTGCTTCTGGGGCTGCGCGCCATGAGAGCCGAAGAGGGCAACATCGAGCAGACCGCGATCTCCGCGCTGGAGAGCATGTTCAACAACGGCAACCCCTGGGGCAAAGCCGCGGCCAGGCGAACGGACTGGATGGAGGGCGTCGAGGGAGCGCGCATTCTCGGCGAGGGCGAAAAGGCCGACGTGCTCTTCCATGTGTGTTGCACGGCCGCTTACGACCCCAAGATAATGCCGATTGTAAAAACCCTCGCGCGCGCGCTCAACGCGGCTGGTGTCGATTTCGGATTCATCGGAGAGGAAGAGAAGCACTGCGGCTCGGAAGCGCGCCGTCTTGGCGAAGAGGGCCTCTTCGAGTACTTCGACGAGGAGAACACGGAACTGTTCGGCCGCTACGACGTCAAGCGTCTGGTGACGTTCTCCCCCCACTGCTTCAACTCCTTCAAAAACGAATACACCAACATCGGGTTGCCCGTACTGCATTACACTCAGCTCATCGCCGAACTGCTCTCAGACGGAAAACTGGAGCTCCCCGGGGAGATCAACTCGAAGGTCGTCTACCACGACCCGTGTTACCTGGGCAAGAAAAACCTGGTGTTCGACGAACCGCGTTATGTGCTGGGGAAGATCAAAGGCCTCGAACTCGCTGAGTTCAACCGCTCCAAAGAACGCAGTCTTTGCTGTGAGGGCGGCGGCGGCAAGATGTGGGTGGAATCCGAGTCCAAGGCTCCGCGCCTGGCGGAGACCAGGGTCGCCGACGCGCACGACCTGGGCGCCGGGATCATCGCTGTGGCGTGCCCGTTCTGCTGGCTGACTATCGAAGATGCCATCAAGGCCAGGGGGTACGAGGAGGAGATGCAGGTCAAGGATATCCTGGAACTCCTCGGGCAGGCTTTAGCCTGA